The candidate division KSB1 bacterium genome segment CGCCCGGCTCGCCGATGAGCACGGGGTTGTTTTTCTTCCGTCGACTCAGCACCTGCGCCACGCGCTGAATCTCTTCGTCCCGACCGATGATGGGGTCCAGCTCTCCGCGACGCGCCAGCTCGGTCAAGTCGCGACCAAAGTGGTCCAGCGCCGGCGTCTTGGAGCCGCGCTGCGAGGAGAGCTCCTTGTCAGAAGACATTCCGCCTTGCATGATATTCTCCAACTCCTGGGCTACCGCCTCATAGGTCACATCAAACGTGTGTAGCACCTGGCTGGCAATGTCCTCGCGCTCCTTGACCAGAGCCAGCAGCAGGTGCTCGGTGCCGATGATGTCGGAACGATACCGCTCCGCCTCGTTGTAGGCCATCTTCAGCACCTTTTCCGCGCGGCGGGTGAAGGGGATGTTGCCGTAGGTGGTTGTTTCGCCGGTCACCCCCAGGGCGTCCTCCACAGCAGTGCGGATTTCGTCCAGGTCGCACCCCAGACGCTGCAAAATGGTCACGGCCAGCCCTTCCCCTTCCCGAATGAGGCCCAACAGGAGGTGCTCCGCCCCGATGTGATCGTGTCCCAGCCGGCGGGCCTCGTCCCGCGCCAACTGGATGACCCTTTGCACCCGCTGGGAAAAGTTGTTTCTCATGGCAGCCACTCCTCTATTTCCTGGTCGCCCGTCCAATCCACCCACCACCCGGCACGCGGACGACGACTCCTTTCCCTCTTCATCTCAAATGCCCAAATACTCGCGCACGAACTGGGCACGGTAAGCGTCGCGTTCTTCTCCTCCCATCTCCCTGCCGGCCCGCTTTTGCAAATGCGCCGGCAATGCAATCACCAATAGCTCGTTCAGCGCCCTGCGAGGGATGGGCGGCAAAAGCCCCATGTCGCTTCCCACCCGGACCGCTGAGAGCAGGTTGGTCAATTCCAGGGAGGAGAGAAGCTGGGCATTCTTCAACACCGCTATTGCTCGGTAGACCACATCTTTGAGCCGCAGCGGCCTTTGCTGAAGCAGCCGCGCCCGTGCTTCGCGTTCCAAGGCCACCAGGCGCTCTGCAATCCCCTGCACCCGTTTGACGATCGCCTTCTCGGCCCTCCCCAGCGTGAGCTGGTTGGAGATCTGAAATATGTGCCCCTGCACGCGACTGCCTTCGCCGTAGAAACCCCTCACCGTGATTTCGCTTCCGGCGAATTCCTTTAGAGCCTTGTCCACCTCATCCAGAATCGCCAATCCCGGCAGGTGGGCAAAGATCGACACCCGCATCCCGGTCCCGGTGTTGGTGGGACAGGCAGTAAGGTACCCGAACTGTTCCGAAAAATCATAATCCAGCACCGCTGCCAGGTCTTCGTCCAGGGCGCTCAGGACCTCCCATGCCTGGTCGATGCGCAATCCAGAGCAGATGACCTGCAGGCGCAGGTGGTCCTCCTCGTTGACCATGACGGCCACGCTCTGCGTATGGTCAACGAACACCGCCGCCTGTTCGGTCCGTTCGGCCAACTGCGGGCTAATGAGCCTCCGCTCCATGAGGAACCGCCGGTCCAGCGGCGACAGGGCGTCCACCGCGATCTCTAGCCCCTTGGCCAAAGCAGGACTGGTAGCCGTTGCTTCGGCCACCTGGGCGCGCACCTTTTCGCGCTCCTCGGCGGGGGCTGTTCCAGGGAAGCGCACGCCACGCAGGTTGCGGGCCAACCGCACTCTGCTGGTGATGATGATATCAGCCTCGGGACCGCTGCCGTCCAACCAGCTGCACAGGTGCTCTTCTAAGAACCCGATCGCCTGCGCGGCGGCCGTTCGTGCCCCCGTGCCTCTGTGTTCTTCATCGGCTTCCATGATTCGGCCTGGCGCGCTGACGAAGCTGAGCCTCCAGATCCGTAATCAAATCCCTCAGGCGTGCCGCCTCTTCGAATTCCTCCTTGGCTACCGCCTCCTGGAGCCGCTGCCGCAACTGCTCGATGTTGGGGTGCTCTTTTGCCTCACGGAATGCAGGCGGACGCGTGCCAATGTGCTTATTGCTCCCATGAATGCGCCGCAGAATAAACTTGAGGTCCTCAGAGAAAGTTTCATAACACCTCCCGCACCCCAACAGCCCTGTGCGCTCAAAGTCGTCCTTCGTGATGCCACAATGTTCACACTTGAGTGAGCCCACCGTGCGGGTGGTCCCCGCAAGCTGCGCGCCAAGAAAGCCCACAATCATCGCGCCGAAGGCAGAGGGGAGCGCCCCGAACGGGATGCCTAACCCCTTCTCCTCTGCGCACTGCTTGCACAGATGGAGCTCCGTGTGCTCATCGTTTATGACCTGGGTCAACTTGAGCGTAGCCGGGTTGACCCCACACAGGTCACAGAGTATCATGGCCGCTTTGCCACCGTGTTGTTCTTGATCCGCCCGTCATAAAGCTCGACGACGCGGTCTGCCTGGCGCGCCAATTCCAGGTTGTGCGTCACGATGATCAGCGTGCGATTATGCTTTCTGCTCAGCTCCCACATTAACGCGTTCAGCGCCCGGCTGGACTGCAGGTCGAGGTTGCCGGATGGCTCGTCGGCCAGAACGAGCTGCGGCCGGTTGATAAGGGCGCGCGCCACGGCCACGCGTTGCTGCTCGCCGCCCGACAGCTCGGACGGTCGATGCCCGGCGCGGTTTTCCAGCCCTACTTCGGCCAGCAGGGTCATGCCCACATCCTCCAGCTCCCGGCGCGGATAGCCGGCGATCATCCCCGGAAGAATCACGTTCTCCAGAGCCGTCAACTCCGGCAAGAGGTGGTGAAACTGGAACACAAACCCGGCCCGCCGGTTGCGAAACTCGGCCAAGGCGCGGTCATCCAGGGCAAACACGTCCTGCCCATCGATGAATACCCGACCCTCACTGGGACGATCAAGGGCGCCCAAAATGTGCAGCAACGTGCTCTTGCCCACCCCGGAAGGCCCCACCACAGCCACGATCTCGCCTTCCATCACCTCCAGGTCGATCCCCTTGAGCACGTGCAGGCTACCTCGCCCCATGGGGTAACTCTTGTGCAAGTTCGATGCAACCAGTACCGGCTTCTGCTGCGCCATTCTCTACTCGTATCGTATCGCCTGCACCGGATCCAATCGCGAGGCTTTCCACGCCGGATACAGGGTCGCCAAATAGCTGATGAGAATCGCCGCCAGGCTCACCCACACAAAATCCGTCCACTTCATCAGCACAGGGAGGAAGCTGATGATGTACACATCGCCTGGCAGAGAGAACCACTTGTACTCCAACTGCGACCAGCAAAGCACGTACCCAGCGACGCACCCCAACACCGTGCCGACAGCGCCGGTGATGAGCCCTTCCAACACGAAAATCTTCATGATGCTGCGCGCTGTTGCCCCCATGGACTTGAGGATGCCGATCTCCTTGGTCTTTTCCAACACGATCATGATCAGCGTGCTGGCGATGTTAAAGGCCGCCACCATGATGATCAGGCTGAGGATAATGAACGCGGCCCACTTTTCGATCTGCATCCAAGAGAAGAGATTGCGATTCATGTCGAACCAGGTGGTGGTACGATAGGGGTACCCGAGGCGATTGTCGATCTGCTGCGCCACCCAGCGGGCATGAGAAAGTTGGTCCAACCGCAACTCCAGGCCAGTCACCGCCTGCCCCATCTTGAAAAGCTTCTGGGCGGATTCCAGGGAGATGTAGGCAAAGGTGTCGTCGTACTGGTAGAGCCCCGTCTGGAAGTAACCGGTCACCCGGAACTGCATCACCGGGGGCATGGGGCCAAGCAGCCCGGTGACGCCCACAGGACTGATCACGGTGACCTTGTCACCAATACCCACCACAAGCTTGTCCGCCAGGTTGAAGCCGAGGACAATTCCTGGCAATGGGCGCTCCCCTTCACCCCCTTCAATCATCCCCAGGTCAAGTGAGCCATAGACGATATTCCGTTCCAGGTCGGAGACCTTGACGACCGTAGCCGGGTCCACCCCTTTCAAGATCACGCCTTCGCCGGTGCTTTCCGACGAGCGTATGAGGCCTTTGTCCACGATGTACGGTGAGATCCCCAGGACGTGTGGCACGTCCTGGATCTGGGCCACCACTCGCTGATAGTCCTCGATGCCGCGGTCATGGTAGGTGCCTACGCGCACGTGCGCGTCAAAGCCGACGATGCGCGATCGCACCTCGCTTTCAAAGCCGTTCATCACCGAGAGCACAATAATCAACGCTGCTACCCCGATCATCACGCCCAGCACGGAGATGTAGGTGATCAGGGACACAAACCCGGTGCGACGCTTGGAGCGCAGGTGGCGACTGGCAATGAAAAGTTCGAAGCTCATGGTTTTCTCAGTGCTCTGGCCGCATGTGCGGGAAAAGGATCACATCCCGCAGGGAGTGGGAATCGGTGAGCAGCATTACCAAGCGATCCACGCCGATACCCAGACCTGCGGTCGGCGGCATCCCATACTCCAAGGCCCGGATGTAGTCTTGGTCCA includes the following:
- a CDS encoding protein arginine kinase; protein product: MEADEEHRGTGARTAAAQAIGFLEEHLCSWLDGSGPEADIIITSRVRLARNLRGVRFPGTAPAEEREKVRAQVAEATATSPALAKGLEIAVDALSPLDRRFLMERRLISPQLAERTEQAAVFVDHTQSVAVMVNEEDHLRLQVICSGLRIDQAWEVLSALDEDLAAVLDYDFSEQFGYLTACPTNTGTGMRVSIFAHLPGLAILDEVDKALKEFAGSEITVRGFYGEGSRVQGHIFQISNQLTLGRAEKAIVKRVQGIAERLVALEREARARLLQQRPLRLKDVVYRAIAVLKNAQLLSSLELTNLLSAVRVGSDMGLLPPIPRRALNELLVIALPAHLQKRAGREMGGEERDAYRAQFVREYLGI
- a CDS encoding UvrB/UvrC motif-containing protein; translation: MILCDLCGVNPATLKLTQVINDEHTELHLCKQCAEEKGLGIPFGALPSAFGAMIVGFLGAQLAGTTRTVGSLKCEHCGITKDDFERTGLLGCGRCYETFSEDLKFILRRIHGSNKHIGTRPPAFREAKEHPNIEQLRQRLQEAVAKEEFEEAARLRDLITDLEAQLRQRARPNHGSR
- a CDS encoding ABC transporter ATP-binding protein: MAQQKPVLVASNLHKSYPMGRGSLHVLKGIDLEVMEGEIVAVVGPSGVGKSTLLHILGALDRPSEGRVFIDGQDVFALDDRALAEFRNRRAGFVFQFHHLLPELTALENVILPGMIAGYPRRELEDVGMTLLAEVGLENRAGHRPSELSGGEQQRVAVARALINRPQLVLADEPSGNLDLQSSRALNALMWELSRKHNRTLIIVTHNLELARQADRVVELYDGRIKNNTVAKRP
- a CDS encoding lipoprotein-releasing ABC transporter permease subunit, whose translation is MSFELFIASRHLRSKRRTGFVSLITYISVLGVMIGVAALIIVLSVMNGFESEVRSRIVGFDAHVRVGTYHDRGIEDYQRVVAQIQDVPHVLGISPYIVDKGLIRSSESTGEGVILKGVDPATVVKVSDLERNIVYGSLDLGMIEGGEGERPLPGIVLGFNLADKLVVGIGDKVTVISPVGVTGLLGPMPPVMQFRVTGYFQTGLYQYDDTFAYISLESAQKLFKMGQAVTGLELRLDQLSHARWVAQQIDNRLGYPYRTTTWFDMNRNLFSWMQIEKWAAFIILSLIIMVAAFNIASTLIMIVLEKTKEIGILKSMGATARSIMKIFVLEGLITGAVGTVLGCVAGYVLCWSQLEYKWFSLPGDVYIISFLPVLMKWTDFVWVSLAAILISYLATLYPAWKASRLDPVQAIRYE